In a single window of the Methylococcus sp. Mc7 genome:
- a CDS encoding selenium-binding protein SBP56-related protein, which yields MKTPIVSVPSMRVALRGLVSGLALALAAPAGVRADETCASPYMKKITGQEDYVYVWTLGAEGVGDEQDKLVTVDANPKSPQYGKVVNTLSVGGRNEAHHSDFTDDRRYLWAGGLDTSKIFVFDVHSDPAKPTLSKTLTDFVEKSGGVVGPHTLYALPGRMLITGLSNDKDHGGRTALVEYTNAGEYVATHWIPTDGDLRGAVKTGKYADGYDYDVRALPRRNLLVTSSFTGWNNYMMDFGKMLADPEAMKHFGNTVVTWDLHTKQPKKVFDVPGAPLEIRCAWGETHNYCFTSTALTSQIWLIYEDAKGEWQAKAVADIGEPSKVPLPVDISISNDDTRLWVNTFMDGKTRLFDISDPHHPRQVYEKTIGAQVNMVSSSWDGKRLYYTSSLLANWDKKGKDNEQFLKLYHWDGKELKEQFAIDFYAEKLGRPHQMRFGARALYAGPAGDRKGVVQARAE from the coding sequence ATGAAGACACCCATCGTTTCAGTACCATCCATGCGTGTCGCTTTGCGGGGCCTGGTTTCGGGCTTGGCTCTGGCGCTCGCGGCGCCGGCCGGCGTGAGGGCCGATGAAACCTGCGCTTCGCCCTACATGAAGAAAATCACCGGCCAGGAGGATTATGTCTACGTCTGGACCCTGGGAGCGGAAGGTGTGGGCGACGAGCAGGACAAGCTGGTCACCGTCGACGCCAACCCGAAATCGCCCCAGTACGGCAAGGTGGTGAACACGCTCTCGGTGGGCGGACGCAACGAAGCCCATCATTCGGACTTCACCGACGACCGCCGGTATCTCTGGGCCGGCGGGCTCGATACCAGCAAGATCTTCGTGTTCGACGTGCACAGCGATCCCGCCAAGCCCACCCTCTCGAAGACCCTCACCGACTTCGTGGAAAAGAGCGGCGGCGTGGTCGGGCCGCACACCCTGTACGCCCTGCCGGGACGCATGCTCATCACGGGGCTTTCCAACGACAAGGATCACGGCGGCCGCACGGCGCTGGTGGAGTACACCAATGCCGGCGAATACGTCGCTACCCATTGGATCCCGACCGACGGCGATTTGCGCGGCGCGGTCAAGACCGGCAAGTATGCCGACGGCTACGACTACGACGTGCGTGCTCTGCCCCGCAGGAACCTGCTGGTGACCTCGTCCTTCACCGGCTGGAACAACTACATGATGGATTTCGGCAAGATGCTGGCGGACCCCGAGGCCATGAAGCACTTCGGCAACACCGTGGTGACCTGGGACCTGCACACCAAGCAGCCGAAGAAGGTCTTCGACGTGCCCGGCGCGCCGCTGGAAATCCGCTGCGCCTGGGGCGAAACCCACAACTACTGCTTCACCAGCACGGCGCTCACCTCGCAGATCTGGCTGATCTACGAAGACGCCAAGGGCGAGTGGCAGGCCAAGGCCGTGGCCGACATCGGCGAGCCGTCCAAGGTGCCGCTGCCGGTCGATATCTCCATCTCCAACGACGACACCCGGCTGTGGGTGAACACCTTCATGGACGGCAAGACGCGTCTGTTCGACATCAGCGACCCGCACCATCCCAGGCAGGTCTACGAAAAGACCATCGGCGCCCAGGTCAACATGGTGTCCTCGAGCTGGGACGGCAAGCGGCTGTACTACACCTCCTCGCTCCTCGCCAACTGGGACAAGAAGGGCAAGGACAACGAGCAATTCCTGAAGCTCTACCACTGGGACGGCAAGGAGCTGAAGGAACAGTTCGCCATCGACTTCTATGCCGAGAAGCTGGGGCGTCCGCACCAGATGCGGTTCGGGGCGCGGGCGCTTTATGCGGGGCCGGCGGGCGACCGAAAAGGCGTGGTGCAGGCCAGGGCGGAATGA
- a CDS encoding cytochrome c peroxidase: MNLIPLSCRLLACWVPALLSAAPVLADALAPGYRNLPFPVPEPGSYSLPVLGAAADGAVLDSDGRPVRLHASYDGRIVLLGFIYSTCDDVNGCPLATAVFQKLKRALKSEPELAGRLRLLTLSFDPEHDTPEAMRRYGEGFRDGGADWRFLTTRSEAELQPILEAYGQSVQKEYDAEGRFTGKYSHLLRVFLIDGQKRIRNVYTVSVLHPDLVLADVKTLLRETAAPVAGGRQEASPPLRAGDDKTGYASPAYETHALALDARRGRPADLFQRAQRPVLGLPKLPVPADNPLTPARIALGRKLFYDRRLSLNQTFSCAMCHIPEQGFTSQEQATAIGIEGRTVRRNAPTLYNVAYLTKLFHDGRESSLENQVWGPFLAANEMGNPSVGFVVDRLESLPDYRGLFEQAFGRGPGMETVGQALAGYERVLVSGDSPFDRWRYGHESGALSEAARKGFELFTGKAGCAACHTVGDRYALFTDDALHDTGVGYRASMSKEPAGRRVQVAPGVFFEVDAKTFAQVAEPVPGDLGRYEITQNPADRWKYRTPTLRNVALTPPYMHNGAFSSLREVVEFYNRGGEPNENLDPLIRPLGLSAQEVDALVEFLASLTGGDNQTLVSDAFAASVGNGR, encoded by the coding sequence GTGAACCTTATCCCCCTTTCGTGCCGGCTCCTGGCCTGTTGGGTGCCGGCGCTGCTGTCGGCGGCGCCGGTTCTCGCCGACGCACTGGCGCCCGGCTACCGCAACCTGCCGTTCCCCGTGCCGGAACCGGGCAGCTACAGCCTGCCGGTTTTGGGTGCGGCGGCGGACGGCGCGGTGCTGGATTCCGACGGGCGGCCGGTCCGGCTCCATGCCTCGTACGATGGCCGCATCGTCCTGCTCGGCTTCATCTATTCCACCTGCGACGACGTCAACGGCTGCCCGCTGGCGACGGCGGTGTTCCAGAAGCTCAAGCGTGCGTTGAAATCGGAGCCGGAGCTGGCCGGCCGGCTCCGGCTCCTCACCCTGAGCTTCGATCCGGAGCACGACACGCCCGAGGCCATGCGCCGCTACGGCGAGGGTTTCCGCGACGGCGGGGCGGACTGGCGTTTCCTCACCACGCGCTCCGAGGCCGAACTCCAGCCGATTCTGGAAGCCTACGGCCAGTCGGTGCAGAAGGAATACGACGCGGAAGGGCGCTTCACCGGCAAGTACTCCCATCTGCTGCGGGTGTTCCTGATCGATGGGCAAAAGCGGATTCGCAACGTCTATACGGTTTCGGTGCTGCATCCGGATTTGGTGCTGGCGGATGTGAAGACCCTGCTGCGGGAAACCGCGGCGCCGGTGGCCGGCGGCAGACAGGAGGCATCCCCGCCGCTTCGGGCCGGCGACGACAAGACCGGCTACGCCAGCCCGGCCTATGAGACCCACGCCTTGGCCTTGGACGCGCGCCGTGGCCGGCCGGCCGATCTGTTTCAGCGGGCGCAACGGCCGGTGCTGGGACTGCCGAAACTGCCCGTGCCGGCCGACAACCCGCTGACGCCTGCCCGGATCGCCTTGGGGCGCAAGCTGTTCTACGACCGCCGCCTCTCGCTCAATCAGACCTTCTCCTGCGCCATGTGCCATATCCCCGAGCAGGGATTCACCAGCCAGGAGCAGGCCACGGCCATCGGCATCGAGGGGCGCACGGTCCGGCGCAATGCGCCGACGCTCTACAACGTCGCCTATCTGACGAAACTGTTCCACGACGGCCGCGAATCCTCGCTGGAAAACCAGGTCTGGGGGCCTTTCCTGGCGGCCAACGAGATGGGCAACCCTTCGGTCGGCTTCGTGGTGGACAGGCTCGAGTCGCTGCCGGATTACCGCGGCCTGTTCGAACAGGCCTTCGGCCGCGGTCCGGGCATGGAAACCGTCGGCCAGGCCTTGGCCGGCTACGAGCGCGTCCTGGTATCGGGCGATTCGCCGTTCGACCGCTGGCGCTACGGACACGAAAGCGGGGCGCTGTCGGAAGCCGCACGCAAGGGATTCGAACTGTTCACCGGCAAGGCCGGCTGCGCGGCCTGCCATACTGTGGGGGACCGCTATGCCCTGTTCACCGATGACGCCCTGCACGACACCGGCGTCGGCTACCGCGCCAGCATGAGCAAGGAGCCCGCCGGCCGGCGCGTCCAGGTGGCGCCCGGCGTATTCTTCGAGGTGGACGCGAAAACCTTCGCCCAGGTCGCCGAGCCCGTTCCCGGCGATCTCGGGCGCTACGAAATCACCCAGAACCCGGCCGACCGCTGGAAATACCGTACGCCCACCCTGCGCAACGTCGCCCTCACCCCGCCGTACATGCACAACGGCGCATTTTCGAGCCTGAGGGAGGTCGTCGAGTTCTACAACCGGGGCGGCGAGCCCAACGAAAACCTCGACCCGTTGATCCGGCCGCTGGGGCTGTCGGCGCAGGAAGTGGACGCCCTGGTCGAGTTTCTCGCCAGCCTCACCGGCGGGGACAATCAGACCCTGGTCTCGGACGCCTTCGCGGCTTCGGTGGGGAATGGGCGCTGA
- a CDS encoding TetR/AcrR family transcriptional regulator, translating into MTKTATKQLTREKLLDEGVALLMEQGYHGTGLQDILHSVGVPKGSFYNYFASKEEFGAEVIRHYIEPFILQLDGHLRNSALNGAQALQAYFRELIEEAGRRQFKGGCLLGNLMGEIGDTSDACREALREALHRYRDKLAQGIVRAQDEGVFRRDRSAEDLADCLVDAWQGALLRMKIEQSIRPLEECCRNLLEGYFRA; encoded by the coding sequence ATGACGAAAACCGCGACCAAACAGCTGACCCGAGAAAAACTGCTGGACGAGGGCGTTGCTTTGCTCATGGAACAGGGCTATCACGGTACCGGACTGCAGGATATCCTGCACAGCGTCGGCGTGCCGAAGGGTTCGTTCTACAACTATTTTGCCAGCAAGGAAGAGTTCGGCGCCGAGGTGATCCGGCATTACATCGAGCCGTTCATCCTGCAACTCGACGGCCATCTCCGGAATTCCGCGCTGAACGGCGCCCAAGCCCTGCAGGCGTATTTCCGCGAGTTGATCGAAGAGGCCGGCCGCCGGCAATTCAAGGGCGGCTGCCTGCTGGGCAACCTGATGGGCGAGATCGGGGACACCAGCGATGCCTGCCGCGAGGCACTGCGGGAGGCGCTGCACCGTTATCGGGACAAGCTGGCGCAAGGCATCGTCCGTGCCCAGGACGAAGGCGTGTTCCGGCGCGATCGGAGTGCCGAGGACCTGGCCGATTGTCTCGTGGATGCCTGGCAGGGGGCCTTGTTGCGGATGAAGATCGAGCAGTCGATCCGTCCGCTGGAAGAATGTTGCCGCAACCTGTTGGAGGGATATTTCCGAGCCTGA